The Listeria welshimeri serovar 6b str. SLCC5334 genome has a window encoding:
- a CDS encoding S66 peptidase family protein — translation MLVKDDLIGIICCSDGRKREDKPVIERLKRVLEVEFGLQVILAKTIFRTEDSPFSGSPKERASELMKLFQNPDVKMIFDISGGDAANQVLPYLDFELIQRVAKPFIGYSDLTVILNAIYTKTKQSGYNYLLRHLVGEASEIQMAQFRKIFFENRLLINGKSLTEFESSSGEVVGGNIRCFLKLAGTEFMPDVTNKIILLESLGGRETKIASYIAQIEQLGLFSKCLGIIVGEHSEAEKNGEYDRIGDLYYHIGLKYKLPVFRTREIGHGLDAKPFPIGEKINVSRETLTNF, via the coding sequence ATGTTAGTAAAAGATGACCTTATTGGAATTATTTGTTGTTCTGATGGGAGAAAAAGAGAGGATAAGCCAGTAATTGAAAGGCTTAAACGTGTTTTAGAAGTTGAATTTGGATTGCAAGTGATCTTAGCTAAAACTATTTTTCGAACAGAAGATTCACCTTTTAGTGGTAGCCCTAAAGAACGAGCGTCAGAACTAATGAAGCTGTTTCAAAATCCGGATGTGAAAATGATTTTTGATATTTCGGGTGGAGATGCAGCTAATCAGGTGCTACCTTATCTTGACTTTGAACTTATTCAAAGAGTAGCCAAGCCTTTCATTGGTTATAGCGACTTAACGGTGATATTAAATGCTATTTATACGAAGACGAAACAATCAGGATATAACTATTTATTGCGACATTTGGTGGGGGAAGCGAGTGAAATCCAAATGGCGCAATTCAGAAAAATATTTTTTGAAAATCGTCTATTGATTAATGGAAAGTCCCTTACTGAATTTGAATCGAGTAGCGGTGAAGTAGTTGGTGGAAATATCCGTTGCTTTTTGAAGCTGGCCGGAACAGAATTCATGCCAGACGTAACAAATAAAATAATATTGTTAGAAAGTTTGGGAGGAAGAGAAACTAAAATAGCTTCTTATATAGCGCAAATAGAACAATTAGGCTTGTTTTCGAAGTGCTTAGGTATCATTGTGGGAGAACATTCAGAGGCAGAGAAAAACGGTGAATACGACAGAATAGGCGACTTATATTATCATATTGGTTTAAAATATAAATTGCCTGTTTTTAGAACTAGAGAAATCGGACATGGATTAGATGCAAAACCATTTCCAATCGGCGAAAAAATAAATGTTTCACGTGAAACATTAACAAATTTTTAA
- a CDS encoding beta-glucoside-specific PTS transporter subunit IIABC: protein MKYEQLAKDILKNVGGKENINSVFHCITRLRFKLKDENIANTKEIEKLDGVISVIKSGGQYQVVIGNHVPDVFKAVLEVGGISAEGDEGSSAPATGNIFNRFIDMISGVFTPVLGVLAATGMIKGFAAMFLAFGWLTETSGTYILLYAIGDCLFYFFPIFLGYTAMKKFGGNVFIGMAIGAALVYPTLAGISAGKPIFTLFAGTVFESPIHITFLGIPVILMNYASSVIPIILATYFGSKVEKGFKKIIPDVIKTFVVPFCTLLVVVPITFLLIGPIATWAGQLLGAGTIWVYNLSPVIAGLILGGFWQVFVIFGLHWGLVPVAINNLASLHHDPILAMTFGASFAQIGAVLAVFFKTRNTKIKALSIPAFISGIFGVTEPAIYGVTLPLKKPFIMSCIAGGIGGGIIGFAGSQTYIMGGLGIFGLPNFFKPGEGITGAFWWVVIAIVISFILGFILTYVVGFKDPAEAVVEESNTVEGETLIERETIPAPVVGEIVTLADVKDEAFSSGALGKGVAIIPSVGRVVAPAAGTVTTIFPTGHAIGITTNDGAEVLIHIGMDTVQLEGKFFTAHVKQGDTITKGQLLTEFDIEGIKAAGYDVTTPVVVTNSNQYLDVMITDAKEAKLEERLITLVI, encoded by the coding sequence ATGAAATATGAACAGTTAGCAAAAGACATCTTGAAAAATGTCGGCGGTAAAGAAAATATCAACAGTGTGTTCCATTGTATTACCAGACTTCGGTTTAAACTGAAAGATGAGAATATTGCGAACACAAAAGAGATTGAAAAGCTTGACGGAGTTATCTCTGTAATTAAAAGTGGAGGTCAATACCAAGTAGTTATTGGTAACCACGTACCAGACGTATTTAAAGCAGTACTAGAAGTTGGCGGTATTTCAGCAGAAGGTGACGAAGGAAGCAGCGCACCAGCAACAGGTAATATCTTCAACCGTTTTATTGATATGATTTCCGGTGTATTTACACCAGTTTTAGGCGTATTAGCAGCAACAGGTATGATTAAAGGTTTCGCAGCAATGTTCTTAGCATTTGGCTGGCTTACAGAAACATCAGGGACTTATATACTCCTTTATGCAATTGGGGATTGTTTATTCTACTTCTTCCCGATTTTCCTAGGTTACACAGCAATGAAAAAATTTGGTGGGAACGTATTTATCGGAATGGCAATAGGGGCAGCCTTAGTCTATCCTACACTTGCAGGTATTTCTGCAGGTAAACCAATTTTCACGCTTTTCGCAGGAACCGTATTTGAATCTCCAATTCATATCACATTCTTAGGAATTCCAGTTATCTTGATGAATTATGCATCTTCTGTTATTCCGATTATCTTAGCAACATATTTTGGTTCAAAAGTAGAAAAAGGCTTCAAGAAAATTATTCCAGATGTAATTAAAACTTTCGTAGTTCCATTCTGTACTTTGTTAGTAGTCGTTCCAATTACTTTCCTTTTAATTGGCCCAATCGCTACATGGGCTGGTCAATTACTAGGAGCAGGAACAATTTGGGTTTATAACTTAAGTCCTGTAATCGCTGGTTTAATCCTAGGTGGTTTCTGGCAAGTATTCGTTATCTTTGGACTTCACTGGGGTCTAGTACCAGTGGCAATCAACAACTTAGCTTCTCTTCACCATGATCCAATTTTAGCAATGACTTTCGGTGCATCATTTGCACAAATCGGTGCAGTATTAGCAGTATTCTTTAAAACTAGAAATACAAAAATCAAAGCTCTTAGTATCCCAGCATTTATTTCGGGTATCTTTGGTGTAACTGAGCCAGCGATTTACGGGGTTACTTTACCACTGAAAAAACCATTTATCATGAGCTGTATCGCTGGTGGTATTGGTGGCGGAATCATTGGTTTTGCAGGGTCGCAAACATATATCATGGGTGGGCTTGGAATCTTCGGTCTTCCTAACTTCTTCAAACCAGGTGAAGGTATTACAGGCGCATTCTGGTGGGTAGTAATCGCTATCGTTATCAGCTTCATCCTTGGTTTCATCTTAACTTATGTAGTTGGATTCAAAGACCCAGCTGAAGCAGTAGTAGAAGAATCTAACACAGTAGAAGGCGAAACTTTAATCGAACGTGAAACAATTCCAGCTCCAGTAGTTGGCGAAATCGTAACTTTAGCAGATGTAAAAGACGAAGCATTTTCATCCGGTGCACTTGGAAAAGGTGTAGCAATCATTCCTTCTGTCGGACGTGTTGTAGCTCCAGCAGCAGGAACTGTAACAACAATCTTCCCAACTGGGCATGCAATTGGTATTACAACAAATGACGGTGCAGAAGTACTAATTCACATTGGTATGGACACAGTTCAACTAGAAGGTAAATTCTTCACAGCACACGTTAAACAAGGTGATACGATTACAAAAGGTCAATTACTAACTGAATTTGATATTGAAGGCATTAAAGCAGCTGGTTATGATGTTACAACACCAGTAGTAGTAACAAACTCCAATCAATATTTAGACGTAATGATTACAGATGCAAAAGAAGCAAAACTAGAAGAACGTTTAATCACATTAGTAATTTAA
- a CDS encoding copper homeostasis protein CutC, with protein MVLKEACIENTTNLAKVILAGANRIELCDNLAEGGTSVSYGVAKYVVHFCHQKNVRVMAMVRPRKGDFTYTKEEIAMMCEDILMYKKVGIDGVVFGCITNSKQLDKPAIKQSMKAATGVEVTFHMAFDELIETEKLQAIDWLATQGITRILTHGGDGTKLPKEIFMNWRKYIDYAADRIIILPGGGIKSHNLEWIIKETGATEIHGTDLFGEH; from the coding sequence GCATGTATTGAAAACACTACTAATTTAGCGAAAGTTATTTTAGCTGGGGCTAATCGAATTGAGCTTTGTGACAATCTGGCGGAAGGTGGGACTTCTGTTAGTTATGGGGTTGCGAAATATGTAGTGCACTTTTGTCATCAAAAAAATGTGCGTGTTATGGCAATGGTTCGTCCTCGAAAAGGCGATTTTACTTACACAAAAGAGGAGATTGCAATGATGTGTGAGGATATTTTAATGTATAAGAAAGTAGGGATTGATGGAGTTGTTTTTGGTTGTATTACGAATTCAAAGCAGCTCGATAAACCAGCTATAAAACAATCAATGAAAGCTGCAACAGGTGTCGAAGTGACATTTCATATGGCATTTGATGAGTTAATAGAAACAGAGAAATTACAAGCAATAGACTGGTTGGCAACACAAGGTATTACACGAATTCTGACGCATGGTGGAGACGGGACCAAACTTCCCAAAGAAATATTTATGAATTGGCGAAAATATATTGATTATGCAGCCGATCGTATCATTATTTTGCCAGGTGGAGGGATTAAATCTCATAATTTAGAATGGATTATAAAAGAAACTGGAGCGACTGAAATACATGGTACAGACTTGTTTGGGGAGCATTAA